GTTACCAACTTGCAAGTGGCAAGTTAGAAACTTGCCCTACATCGAGTTTCGTAAAGCAAGTTACCAACTTGCAAGTGGCAAGTTAGAAACTTGCCCTACATCGAGTTTCGTAAAGCAAGGTACCAACTTGCTCTGCTCGCAGGAGCCATGATGCCTCATCCCACTTTTATCACGACCACACGCGGGCTGGATCGTACCGCGCCGGCGATGATGTTGTACGAAAAAGCGAAACGCCTCGGCATCTGGAATCCGAGCGACCTTGATCTGGCGCAAGATATTCTTGATTGGCAATGGCTCAAGAAAGATGAGCAGGATTTGATCTTGCGGCTCACCGCGCTGTTTCAAGCCGGCGAAGAAGCCGTCACGCGCGATCTCTTGCCGCTGATCCAGGTCATCGCGTCCGAGGGACGACTCGAAGAAGAAATGTTTCTGACGACGTTCTTGTTCGAGGAAGCCAAGCACACCGATTTCTTCCGGCGCTTTCTCGATCAGGTCGCGCGCGTGCGCGGCGAGTTGACGCACTATCATACCAAAAATTATCGCGCGATTTTCTACGCCGCATTGCCGCGCGCGCTCGGTCGTTTGCGCGAAGACGCGTCCCCGCGCGCCCAAGCCGAGGCGGCGGTCACGTACAACCTGATCGTCGAGGGTGTGCTCGCCGAAACGGGCTATCACGCGTACCTCACCGCACTTGAACGGAACGGGTTGATGCCGGGGACGTGCAAGGCGATCAAACTGCTCAAGCAGGACGAGTCGCGGCACCTCGCGTACGGCATTTACTTGTTGTCGCGTCTCGTCGCGGCAGACGGCAAGTTGTGGAAGGTGATCGAAGCCAGGATGAACAAACTGTTGACGCCCGCGCTCGGCATCATCGGCGACGCGTTCGCCGCGTACGATCCGATTCCGTTCGGCTTGAACTACGACGAGTTCGTCGAGTTCGCGACGACGCAATTTCGACATCGCATCGAACGCGTGGAGCGCGCGCGCGGCGCATCGCTCGACGCGATTACCAAAGTTACCCAAGACGTAATTGAGCAAGGAGAGACATAGAGTTGCCTGACTTGAAGGTAGTCGTTCTCACGAATCACGGTAGTCTCTACGGGAAAAAAATCCTCAATCATTTCCGCGCGCGCGAAATTCCTGTGCGTGCGGCGGTGATCATTCGTCAGCCGCTCACCTATTTCTTGAAACTGTTTCGTTTTATCCATCGGCGCGTCGGTGTCTTCGACTCGATTTATTTCGCCTTGCGGCGCTTGAGTCTTGAGCGGCAAAGCAACCAGATTACCCGGTGGCGAGGATGCCCTTTTATCGCGCACTATGACCAATTGGGCATTCCGGCGCATCACAGCCGACAAACGAATTCGCCGCAGACGCAACAACTGCTCGCATCGCTCGCGCCGGATTTGATGATCCTGGGACAGACCGGCATTGTGCGGGAGGACGTGCTCAAGATTCCGCGGGTGGGCGCGTTGAACGCGCATCCTGGCATCTTGCCGCACTATCGCGGAATTGATTGCGCCAAGTGGGCGGTGCATCGCGGGGATTTTCAAAACGTCGGGAGTAGCGTGCACTGGGTTGATCGCGGCGTGGATACGGGCAACCTAATCGTGACCCAGCCCTACACGTTTTCCGGCGTGGAATCGCTCGATACGCTCGACGATCATTTGTACGATCAGTGCGCGCTGCTACTTGGCGATGTGGTCGAGGCGCTCCGGCGCGGCGAAGCAATGCTGGGCGCGCCGCAGAATCGCCAGCAAGGCAGGCAGTATTACAAGATGTCTCTCAAAGACGAAGCCGTCGCGCGCGACAAGTTGCGTGCGTTTCTACAACGAATGAAATAGAAAATCAAAATCCGTGTCCAGAATCCAGGTTTCTAAATGAACCTGGATTCTATTCTTTCACCACACGCACATCATAACTCCATCGCCTCTCCACACGCGCTTGGTATAGTGAGTGTAGAAAACAGGGATCGCTCCGCAACTGTGCGGATCCCAATAACAACAAGTGGAGGTTATGATGAACAAGTGGCTAAAGATCGGAACGTTCGCGACGGTGGTCGCGCTGATCGCGTTGATGTCTGTAGGAACCGGCGCGGCGTTCGCGCAGGGTCCTACGACGACGATGCCGGCGCTCGGGCGAACGCTCGGATTGTATGGCGGTGGCTTGGGTGGACCGGAGAATTCGCTCGTCGCCGTCGCGGCAAAGGCGTTCGGCATGGACCTGAATGCGCTGATTGCCGAGCTGAACACTGGCAAAACGATTGCCGATGTCGCGCAAGCCAAGGGTGTTGCGCTTGCCAAGATTGTGGATGAGTTTGTGGCGCTGCGTGCGCAGTCGCTGCAAGCCGCGGTGGATGCCAAGCGCATCACGCAGGCGCAAGCCGATGCCGCGCTCGCGCAAATCAAAACGCAAGTGCAGACCGACTTGACCAGTCCGCACGCGCATCCAGGCATTGGCTCGGGTCTCGGTAACAATCGGACGAATCCGTCCATGGGGCAATTTCCAGGCGCACGCGGTCGCTGGGCACGCTAACGAGTCCACACATCGGGGCGCGGTGAAAACCGCGCCTCTTTTTTTCATCGTGCGTCTAGCATTTTTCCATAACTTTTCCACATCTTGGTGTTACTCTACGCGCAGAAAATAGTGAAAGGGAAAATTATATGCCAAAGAAAACGAATCTCTCTTTGCAGACCCGCGCGAACTGGCTCGTCGACGCGAGCGTGTTGGTGAGCGGGTTGCTTGCCGCGCTGACCGGCATCTACTTTTTGTTTTTTCCATCGGGCGGCTATCGCGGTGGACGCAATCCGTTCTATGGCATGACCATTTTGTTCGACCGGCATGTGTGGCAGAACTGGCATGCTGAGACAGGGATGGTGATGATCGTCGTCGCGATAATTCACCTCGTGATTCACTGGCGATGGATCAAGACGATGACCAAGCGCGCGATGAATGCGCTGTTCGCCCAGGCGTGTCCGTTGTCGAACGGTGCGAAACTGAATCTCGCGGTTGATCTTGTTGTCGCGATTAGTTTTAGTTTGACCGCGATCTCCGGCTTGTACTTTTTCTTCTTGCCCGCGCGACCCATGTTCGTATTCGACCGCGTGACCTGGGACTTGATTCACACGTGGGCGTTCGTCGTGTTGCTGGCAGGCGTGCTGGCGCATCTGGCGATTCACTGGCGCTGGATGACGAATGTGACGGAACGCATCTTCCGGTTTCCGCGCGCGCGACAATCGCAATCCATCACCATTGCCGCGCCGAGTGAATAATCAATCAACCACCTGGGAGGATTCAAATGAAAAAGTTCATCGTGTTCGGCTTGGCGGTAGCGCTCGTCGCGATTATCGCGGTTGGCGCGTGGATTCGCACGACCGACCGCGTGTCGAGTCTCGCTGGCGGCGCGGTCATAACTGGCGGAAATAGCGAGCGACCCGGCGTCGGCTGGGGACAAAATCAAACGGCGGTCACGGATTGGCAAACGGTCAAGGGTACGGTCACGAGTGTGGACTCGGCGACGCTGGTTATCAAGACCGACGCGGGGGAATTCATCGTCGAGAATCGTCCATGGTCGTTCGCGCTCGAACAAAAATTCAGCGCGCAGATCGGCGATCAAATTCAGGTGACCGGGTTTAGTTCCAACGGTTATTTCCAGGTCGCGAAACTCGTCAACGCGACGAATGGCAAGACAATTGTATTGCGTGACGAGTACGGTCGTCCTGGTTGGTCGGGGCGAGGACGCAATGGCGGCGGATAAGCGCGTAAGGTATCTGCTCTAGAGCGTCGGTCAAGTAATCAAATCTATCCGCGAATCACGCGAATCTTCGCTAATCTTGTTTTTTATTCGCGTTATTCGCGTTATTCGCGGATTACTTGACCGATGTTCTAGTCGGCGTCTTTTTCAAACACGACGGCTTGCTTATCCTCGTACACTATATTCCACGTACTCTCGCGCGCGAGTTGCGCGGCGATGGGCGCGTACGGTTCGACGAGGACGACGCGCACGTTGTAGTGATCGAGCGGTTCGCGCCAATCCGCGCCGCCGCGATACGCTTTCAAGAACACGTTTTCGATGAACGCGTCGCCGTACACATCGGCGCGCCCGTCAATAAACACGCGTTGCTCCGGATACAATCGCCAAATCAGATAGCCGCCCCAGCCGTACGCGTTGTAGAGTTCGCCGGGCGGTTTTTGTTTTTGCAGAAAATCCACTGCCGCCGCCGGAAACTTCGCGCGCTCGACGCTCGGCTGATTCGCGGCAACCATCGTGAAACGTGCTGCCGCGCCCGCGACGATCGCTGCGAGCAACACCCAGTTCAACATCGCGATGCCGCGCGCCGGGCGCGCGACCGTCGCAGTCAGTGCGCGCATCCAGCCGCGTGTGTCGAGCCAGTGGCATACTTGCTCCGCGAGAATTGGCGCGGCGACGAGCGCGAACATTGGAATGTTGCGCGAGGAACGCAGTGCGGCATACCCAAAACCCGCGAGCAAAATCGTTTGCGCGAGCGACAGACGTTTGCCCGCCAAAGCAGTCGCCGCCAGCGTCGCGATGAGCAGGAACGCGAATGGCTGGAACTCGGCGAGATGAAAATCGGGCGAGAACCATTCTTGGATGTACGCTTGCATCGCGCGGCTCGTAAGCGTTTCGAACGGATAGACGTACATCGTCGCGCCATTAGGGTTGAACACGACGGACGCGAGACACAGGACGAAAACAATCGCGAGTTGTGTTGGTCGTTTGGTCGTTTGGTTGGGTAGTTGGATGGTTGGATGGTTGGATAGTTTGTTGGTGACAACTTGAGCGAGATCGTCGAAGAGATAAACACCGAGGATGACGATGCCGAGGGCGTAACCACTGTGCAGGTTGACCCAGAGAATCATCAGCGGCACGAGTAACCAAACATTGGGGCGATCCTTGTGGTCGCCAGCGCGGCGTGTGTTGTCCAACCTGAACAAAAATACACTCGTCATCAACAGCGAAAGCATTTGCGGACGCGCGCCCCAGGTCGGCGACGTTGCGACCGCTGCAAGCAACAACACGAACGCGGCGATGTACGGCTTGCCCGGCATTCGCGCATAGGTCAACGCGAACGCGAGCGTGATGAGCGCGGCGAAGACCGCGATGAGCGCGGGGAACGAACCGAGCACGAAAATCGCATAGATAAATACTTCGGAGAGCCACTCGTGCGCGACCCAGGTTCGTC
This portion of the Chloroflexota bacterium genome encodes:
- a CDS encoding R2-like ligand-binding oxidase, coding for MPHPTFITTTRGLDRTAPAMMLYEKAKRLGIWNPSDLDLAQDILDWQWLKKDEQDLILRLTALFQAGEEAVTRDLLPLIQVIASEGRLEEEMFLTTFLFEEAKHTDFFRRFLDQVARVRGELTHYHTKNYRAIFYAALPRALGRLREDASPRAQAEAAVTYNLIVEGVLAETGYHAYLTALERNGLMPGTCKAIKLLKQDESRHLAYGIYLLSRLVAADGKLWKVIEARMNKLLTPALGIIGDAFAAYDPIPFGLNYDEFVEFATTQFRHRIERVERARGASLDAITKVTQDVIEQGET
- a CDS encoding DUF4405 domain-containing protein; the encoded protein is MPKKTNLSLQTRANWLVDASVLVSGLLAALTGIYFLFFPSGGYRGGRNPFYGMTILFDRHVWQNWHAETGMVMIVVAIIHLVIHWRWIKTMTKRAMNALFAQACPLSNGAKLNLAVDLVVAISFSLTAISGLYFFFLPARPMFVFDRVTWDLIHTWAFVVLLAGVLAHLAIHWRWMTNVTERIFRFPRARQSQSITIAAPSE